From bacterium (Candidatus Blackallbacteria) CG13_big_fil_rev_8_21_14_2_50_49_14:
GATCCAGCGCAAGAACTTTTCGAGCGAGCCACGAAGCGCCCTCCAGCGGGTTGGCTTTCAGTGGAGTCTTTGCTCAAAGATTTTGTTATGGTTACCTATGCCTTGGAATACGAGCGGCTTGCAGCGCTGATTCACCCCAGTCTCGAACTTGAGCGTTTTGAAATTCAAGGCCAAGACAAAGGGCTGCTCAGCATTGTCAATTTCTGGGATTCGGGATTTCACTTTATGCGCTTATTGCCTAAACTGCGCTTTGAATTTGGCCAGACCAATTACCGAATCTATGTCAGGCACCGACAAAGTGGTGAACGTGGCGTTTGGTTCTGGGGAACCTGCTTGGGCTCAGAGGTCTATCGAATTCCCAAAGTTCTCTGGCAATTGCCCTGGCACAAAGCACGTTACCATATAGATCTGGAAGGGAATGAAAACGCTCCCCATTACCAGATTAGAATTCTTTCCGACTGGGGCGCAGCCAAACTGAAGTTCTTGGGAACAGCGAAAAAAATGCCGCTGCTGCCAGGCTTTGAAAATCTCGCCACTCAAAAACTGCTCTTAACTCACCCGATTACGGGTTATTTCACTCGCCCCAATGGCAGCTTGGGAAGCTATACGATTTGGCACCCAGAGGCAGATCTCAAGCTTGGAGAAGCGAAGAGCCTCTCTTTTCAAGCCCTTGAGCAAGCCCAACTGCTCTCAACAGAGGAACAGCAAAACCCGCATTCGATTCTGTTTCAAAATCAAATTCTTTATCAGATTCAATTGCCGCCGCATTCGATTTAAATTGGATTTGTTCAGATTTTGAACCCGCTCTGCTAAGATAAAAAAAGAATCAATGATCTGGAAGCTTGAAGATGACGCACCCCCCTTTTATGGCCCCCGTCTGGCTCAAAACAGGACACTTACAGACTGCCTATTCTGGGATTTTTTGGCAACCCCGGCCTTTGCCTGCGGATACTGTTCACGATATCGTGGTAGCAGAAGCCGTTAAACTCAGATGTCTTTTAAACCGCGCAAACCCCACTCCCAAAACAAAACTCTGCATTCTCGTGCATGGACTTGAAAGCAGCGCAGAAGCTTCCTATATGGTTTCAGCTGCCCGAAAAGGGCTCAAAAGAGGCTGGGATATACTGCGTGTCAACCTGAGAGGGTGTGGCGGCACAACCCATTTAAGTTCAACAGCCTATCATGCGGGATTATCACAGGACGTGTGGAAAGTTGCAGTTTTCGCCTATCAAAGCTTGGGATATTCAGAAATCGTTCTGGCAGGATTTTCATTGGGAGGCCACCAGGTTTTAAAATTGGCCTCAGAGCTTGAGCATCCTCCCGAATGGTTAAAAGGAATCTGCGCCATCAGTCCCCCCTTGGATTTAGCCGAGACCTCTCGCAATCTGATGCGCCTGGAAAACAGAGGCTACGAACGTTATTTCTTTCAACAAATGCTCAAAACCTTTCGTTGGAGGCGCAGACTCTGGCCTGAATCGACCCCAGAAATCGCATGGAGTCGGTTAAAAAACCTCAAGGATATCGACAACCATCTCACAGCCCCTGCATTTGGTTTTCTGAATGGGGAGGATTATTATCGCAAAATGTCAGTCGGCCCACACCTTAATAAAATCAAGATTGCGACTCAAATTGTCATGGCCCAGGATGATCCGATTATCCCCTTCACCTGCCACGCCAAAGCCATGAAATTGCACGCCCAAATTAAATGGCTGATCAGCCCAGGGGGTGGGCATGTGGGCTTTATCAACCGTGAATTTCCTGAATTTCCTGAGGATATTTACTGGGCAGAAAACAGACTCTTTGATTTTGCTGAGGCTTTGGCAGATTCAATTTGAAATTGACCTTTGCTAAAAAATCGGGTATCTATGTGAAGACAGGATCAGAAAGTAGGCAGAAAGATCATGAAGAACCCTCAAAAACTCGCCTTGATCACCGGAGCTGGCAGAGGTATAGGCAAAGCCATTGCCAAAACTTTGGCAACAGATGGATTTCATGTGGTATTGCTCAGCCGTACAGAAACTGAACTCAAACAGGTTTGCAGCGAAATTGAAGCCCAGGGGGGAAGGGCCTCTTATCAGGTGTTTGATCTGCTGCAAAAAGCCAATTACCCAAACCTGCTTGAGAAAATCAGGCAGCAAACGGGAACACCCGATGTCTTGGTTCACAACGCGGCCCCCAGTCACCGCCCCGTCAAACTGACACGTATGAGCCAGGAAGAATGGGAAAACACCCTGATGGTGGATCTGGAAGCCTATGCGCTCTTGGCCAAGGCCCTCTTGGAGCCCATGATAGAGTCTGGCTGGGGACGCCTGATTGCGATTGGCTCAGTTTCGGGCGTGGTCGGCGCAGGCTCCTATCCCGCCTATTGTGCAGCCAAAGCTGGCTTGGATGGGCTAACCAAAAACCTCGCGATTGATTATTCCCGCTATGGGATTACGGTGAATCTGATCAGTCCTGGCTTTATAGAAACTGAACGCTTTCAAAAAGCGGCACCAGCTGAATTGCTTGAGAAATTCAGACAAGCCACAGCCTCAAAACGCCTCGGAAAACCTGAAGATATCGCCCATGCTGTCAGCTTTCTGGCCTCTGACAAAGCCAGTTATATCACCGGAACCAATCTGATGGTCTGTGGAGGTCTCAACCTTGGAAATTTGTGGTAAATGATCGGATTGTGACCTATCCTCTCTCGCTGTGGGCTTGGCTTGAAGTAAAATAGGAAGACAACCCCCTACGAGGAAATCCATGGATCAGATCACCCCTTTAAAAGAATGGCAATCAAACCCCGAATATCCCTTTGTCGTGGCAGGCCCCTGCAGCGCTGAAACTGAAGAACAGGTTTTAACTGCCGCCCGCGAATTGGCTCAAAACCGCAAAATCAGTGCTTTTCGTGCCGGAATCTGGAAACCCCGCACCCGCCCCAACGCCTTTGAAGGCGTGGGCTTACAGGGTCTGCCCTGGCTGAAAAAAGTCAAAGAAGAAACGGGTCTGCCCGTCAGCACCGAAGTGGCAAACGCCAAGCATACCGAACTCGCGCTCTTGGCCGGGGTTGATATTCTCTGGGTGGGGGCGCGCACCACTGCCAACCCTTTTTCAGTTCAGGAAATTGCCGATGTACTCAAAGGCGTGGATATTCCAGTGATGGTAAAAAATCCTGTCAATGCAGATTTGGCCCTCTGGATAGGCGCACTTGAGCGTCTTTCCAATGCGGGCATCAAAAAACTGGTGGCCATTCACCGTGGCTTCTCCAGCCATGAAAAATCTGTTTGGCGCAATCCTCCCATGTGGCGTCTGCCGATTGAACTCAAACGGCTTTACCCCCAATTGCCCATGATTTGCGATCCCAGCCATATTACCGGCAAACGTGATTTGATCTACCGGGTCAGTCAAAAAGCGCTCGATCTCGGCATGGACGGCCTGATGGTTGAAACCCATCCTGATCCTGAAAACGCCTGGAGTGACGCGGATCAACAGGTGACCCCTGCACGCCTGGCCGAAATTCTGACGGAACTGGATTTGCGCATTGCCGAATTGCACAATCCCGGTTTTGAACAGGACTTGGAGCAACTTCGCGCCCAAATTGATCGCATCGACAATGAAATGCTCGATGTTTTACACCACCGTATGCAAGTCGTTCACCAAATCGGCGATCTTAAAATTCGCAATGGTGTGACAGCCTTTCAAATTGGCCGCATGAATGAAATTATGCAGAAACGTACGAGTGCCGGTGAAAAATTAGGCTTGCGCTCCCCTTATATTGAAGAACTCTTTCGCACCATCCACGAAGAATCGATCAAAACCCAGACCGATATGATGCGTGAACACCACGGCTTGGATTGATGCATCTCGGACTGATTGGATTTGGCCGCCTGGGCCGGTTGCTGACTCGCTATCTGGCCCAGGATTTCCATGTCCATGTCTATGATCTAAATCTGAATCCTGCGGAAGTAAGCGCGCTCGGAGCAACTCCCAGCACGCTTGAAGAAGCCTGTGCCCAGCCCATTGTTCTGCCTTTGGTGCCGATGTCGGCCTTTGAAAGTCTGATGCAACAAATAGCAGGATTGCTGAAACCAGACAGCTTGATTGTGGATGCCTGTTCAGTCAAAACCCTGCCCGTAGAATGGATGTTAAAACATCTACCGGACTCAGTCTCGATTCTGGGAAGCCACCCCATGTTTGGCCCTGACAGTGCCGCTGAAACACTGTTTGGTGCAAAATTGGTACTTTGCCCTGTCAGAGTAGAACCCAAGCGCTATCAGGAAATTAAGCTTTATCTCGAAAAACATGGCATCAAACTGATTGAAACCACACCCGAAGAACATGACAAGCAAATCAGCAAGTCTCTGTTTCTTGCCCATTTTTTAGGCCGTACCCTCTTGGAATTTGGTGCCCACCCGCTTGAAATAGACACCAAAGGCTACCGTCGATTGATGAAAATCCTGCTCACGGTTGAGAATGATTCACTCCAGCTCTTTGAAGACATGTACCATTTTAATCCCTATGCTGCTGAAACCCGCCAGAAATTTATTCAGGCCATGGATCAGGTCGTAGAACGGCTTGACACATGAAAATTGCATTTCAAGGCGTGCGGGGCGCAAATTCTGAGGTGGGTATCCGCCAACATTTCGGTCAGAAAGTTGAGCCTGTGGGCTATGCCTACAGTGAAGAAGTTTTTGAAGCTGTATTGAATGGGGAGTGTGCCCTGGGGTATGTGCCTGTTGAAAACAGCATTGCTGGCAATGTGGCCATCAATATGGATCTGCTCTATCGCCAACCTGTTTCAATCATTGCTGAAGATTATGTGCCCATCCGACACTGTCTTCTGGCCATGCCGGGCGTAAAGCAGGAAGAAATTCGCGAAGTGGTTTCACATCCTGTCGCCTTGGCCCAATGCCGCCCCTTTATTCAGCATCACCAACTCAAAGACACCCCCGATTTTGACACCGCAGGGGCTGCCATGCACGTTTCACAGCGCCAGGAACGCCAGGTCGCAGCGATTGCGC
This genomic window contains:
- a CDS encoding 3-oxoacyl-ACP reductase, with product MKNPQKLALITGAGRGIGKAIAKTLATDGFHVVLLSRTETELKQVCSEIEAQGGRASYQVFDLLQKANYPNLLEKIRQQTGTPDVLVHNAAPSHRPVKLTRMSQEEWENTLMVDLEAYALLAKALLEPMIESGWGRLIAIGSVSGVVGAGSYPAYCAAKAGLDGLTKNLAIDYSRYGITVNLISPGFIETERFQKAAPAELLEKFRQATASKRLGKPEDIAHAVSFLASDKASYITGTNLMVCGGLNLGNLW
- a CDS encoding 3-deoxy-7-phosphoheptulonate synthase → MDQITPLKEWQSNPEYPFVVAGPCSAETEEQVLTAARELAQNRKISAFRAGIWKPRTRPNAFEGVGLQGLPWLKKVKEETGLPVSTEVANAKHTELALLAGVDILWVGARTTANPFSVQEIADVLKGVDIPVMVKNPVNADLALWIGALERLSNAGIKKLVAIHRGFSSHEKSVWRNPPMWRLPIELKRLYPQLPMICDPSHITGKRDLIYRVSQKALDLGMDGLMVETHPDPENAWSDADQQVTPARLAEILTELDLRIAELHNPGFEQDLEQLRAQIDRIDNEMLDVLHHRMQVVHQIGDLKIRNGVTAFQIGRMNEIMQKRTSAGEKLGLRSPYIEELFRTIHEESIKTQTDMMREHHGLD
- a CDS encoding prephenate dehydrogenase/arogenate dehydrogenase family protein, with the protein product MHLGLIGFGRLGRLLTRYLAQDFHVHVYDLNLNPAEVSALGATPSTLEEACAQPIVLPLVPMSAFESLMQQIAGLLKPDSLIVDACSVKTLPVEWMLKHLPDSVSILGSHPMFGPDSAAETLFGAKLVLCPVRVEPKRYQEIKLYLEKHGIKLIETTPEEHDKQISKSLFLAHFLGRTLLEFGAHPLEIDTKGYRRLMKILLTVENDSLQLFEDMYHFNPYAAETRQKFIQAMDQVVERLDT
- a CDS encoding prephenate dehydratase — encoded protein: MKIAFQGVRGANSEVGIRQHFGQKVEPVGYAYSEEVFEAVLNGECALGYVPVENSIAGNVAINMDLLYRQPVSIIAEDYVPIRHCLLAMPGVKQEEIREVVSHPVALAQCRPFIQHHQLKDTPDFDTAGAAMHVSQRQERQVAAIAPELCAEIYGLEILNRSIQQVKLNITRFVVFAPPSQVSHDLKQEKTSLAFTARHQPGSLVTCLEQFSRHGLNLTRLESRPIPENPFAYIFFVDFLGAPDQEAVRDCLAAMSLSAQFIKILGAYPQAASPPGL